The following are encoded together in the Pedobacter sp. D749 genome:
- the gatA gene encoding Asp-tRNA(Asn)/Glu-tRNA(Gln) amidotransferase subunit GatA — MKKYSSLKEIQTLISQKQLTLPDLLAYYFKQIEQNEHLNAFNEVFFLSAEVQAKAIQQKIEDGTAGKLAGMVIGIKDNICYEGHIVTASSKMLEGFVSPYSSTVVQRLLQEDAVIIGRLNCDEFAMGGSNETSYYGVAKNAANPELVPGGSSGGSAVAVQADMCLSALGTDTGGSVRQPAAFCGQIGLKPTYGRISRYGVIAYASSFDQVGPITSSVEDAALLLQVLAGADDYDSTVSPVAVPDYPAHLNERKKQKIAVLKETIESEALNPEIKSAILKSIEQLKADGHSVEYVSFDLLDYLVPAYYILTTAEASSNLSRYDGVHYGHRNMEAKSLNELYKLSRAEGFGEEVKRRILLGTFVLSAGYYDAYYQKAQQVRRLIREKMDLLFQDYDFILSPVAPTAAFKIGDHVQDAIVMYMADIFTVLPSLSGNPAIALPIGNNEAGLPLSIQFTAKHFEEDKLLAFSQAFLS; from the coding sequence TTGAAGAAGTACAGCTCTCTTAAGGAGATTCAAACACTCATTTCGCAAAAGCAATTAACTTTACCCGATTTATTGGCTTATTATTTTAAGCAAATTGAACAAAATGAACACCTCAATGCATTTAATGAGGTGTTTTTTTTATCGGCCGAAGTTCAGGCGAAAGCGATACAGCAGAAAATAGAAGATGGTACTGCGGGTAAACTTGCAGGGATGGTAATTGGTATTAAAGATAATATCTGTTATGAAGGCCATATCGTTACTGCATCATCAAAGATGCTCGAAGGCTTTGTATCTCCATATTCTTCTACAGTTGTGCAACGTTTGTTACAGGAAGATGCCGTTATTATCGGCCGTTTAAACTGTGATGAATTCGCTATGGGTGGCTCCAATGAAACATCATATTATGGGGTTGCTAAAAATGCGGCAAATCCAGAACTTGTTCCGGGTGGATCTTCAGGCGGCTCTGCTGTTGCCGTTCAGGCCGATATGTGTTTGTCTGCCCTGGGTACCGATACTGGTGGTTCGGTAAGACAACCGGCTGCTTTTTGCGGACAAATTGGACTTAAACCAACCTACGGACGTATTTCAAGGTATGGTGTGATTGCTTATGCTTCCTCTTTCGATCAGGTTGGTCCCATTACATCTTCAGTAGAGGATGCTGCTTTGCTCTTACAGGTTTTGGCTGGTGCTGACGATTATGATTCTACCGTTTCTCCTGTTGCAGTACCCGATTATCCTGCTCATTTGAATGAGCGTAAAAAACAAAAAATAGCAGTGTTAAAGGAAACTATTGAGAGCGAAGCCCTTAATCCCGAAATCAAATCTGCTATTTTAAAATCAATCGAACAGCTTAAGGCTGATGGGCACTCTGTTGAGTATGTTTCTTTTGATCTGTTGGATTATCTGGTTCCTGCCTATTATATTTTAACAACGGCCGAAGCTTCTTCCAACCTTTCGCGTTATGATGGTGTTCATTACGGACATCGTAATATGGAAGCGAAATCCCTGAATGAACTTTATAAATTATCCCGCGCGGAAGGTTTTGGTGAAGAAGTAAAACGCCGCATCCTTTTGGGTACTTTTGTTTTAAGTGCAGGATATTACGATGCATATTATCAAAAAGCACAACAGGTTCGTCGATTGATTAGAGAAAAAATGGATCTTCTGTTTCAGGATTACGATTTTATTCTGTCTCCTGTGGCGCCAACAGCAGCTTTTAAAATTGGTGATCATGTTCAGGACGCAATTGTGATGTACATGGCCGATATTTTTACCGTATTGCCTTCTTTAAGCGGAAATCCGGCAATTGCTTTGCCAATAGGCAATAATGAGGCAGGTTTACCGTTAAGTATACAATTTACAGCCAAACATTTTGAGGAAGATAAGCTTCTGGCTTTTTCTCAGGCATTTTTATCATAG
- a CDS encoding lytic transglycosylase domain-containing protein, whose product MIKKLLFASICACLGYVSSSSAQQTLKLDSLPKIHNNIFINTDTVAVPLVSENPLTMGQNFIYKLRLDSIAKTVPLPYNEYVQQYIDIYAKRKDMFGKMIGLSSYYFPIFDKALKDYNIPQEIKYLTIVESQMNPHAISRVGATGIWQFMFGTGKAYGLKMDNFVDERKDPIQASYAAAAYFRDAFEELGDWLLAIAAYNCGKGNVNRAIEKAGSRDFWVIRQFLPKETRNYVPAFIAAVYVMNYSHKHQITAQASNMFLKTDTVQTTRFVSLSTLAKVLNIDETAIIALNPSYKKKIVNGTDDEPKRIVMPKLRDIDYAGIYDVLNNQEVDVNMKVVAASTDDVRDLRKKKTRNVATSAVVYHKVTSGQSLTTVADKYGVEVQDLRVWNGLKSKTLVPGQRLKIYAKNRTPLKVPSSFLSYKVKTGDTLSEIAEKFEGATVQSIRRDNRLSKAGLQVGMILKISKG is encoded by the coding sequence ATGATTAAAAAATTACTTTTTGCTTCAATTTGTGCTTGTTTAGGATACGTTTCTTCCTCGTCTGCGCAACAAACACTCAAACTGGATAGTCTTCCTAAGATTCATAACAACATCTTTATCAATACCGATACTGTAGCTGTACCGCTTGTTTCTGAAAACCCATTAACCATGGGGCAGAACTTTATCTATAAGCTCAGGCTAGATTCTATCGCTAAAACGGTACCCCTTCCATACAACGAATACGTTCAGCAGTACATCGATATTTACGCCAAGCGTAAAGATATGTTCGGTAAAATGATCGGCTTATCAAGCTATTACTTCCCGATTTTTGATAAGGCTTTAAAAGACTATAACATTCCGCAGGAAATAAAATATTTAACTATCGTCGAATCGCAGATGAATCCGCATGCGATTTCGAGAGTAGGGGCAACGGGTATCTGGCAGTTTATGTTTGGTACCGGCAAGGCCTATGGGCTTAAGATGGATAATTTCGTAGATGAACGCAAAGATCCGATCCAGGCCAGTTATGCTGCAGCAGCTTATTTTAGAGATGCTTTTGAAGAACTTGGCGATTGGCTGTTGGCCATTGCAGCCTATAATTGCGGAAAAGGGAACGTTAATCGTGCTATTGAAAAAGCGGGATCAAGAGATTTTTGGGTAATCAGGCAGTTTTTGCCTAAGGAAACCAGAAACTATGTGCCGGCATTTATTGCTGCGGTTTATGTGATGAACTATTCCCACAAACATCAGATTACGGCACAGGCTTCGAACATGTTCTTAAAAACTGATACCGTTCAAACTACCCGTTTTGTTTCGCTATCTACACTTGCAAAAGTGTTGAATATTGATGAGACGGCGATTATAGCCTTAAATCCATCCTACAAGAAAAAGATTGTAAATGGTACAGATGATGAGCCAAAGCGTATTGTAATGCCCAAGTTAAGGGATATCGACTACGCTGGTATTTATGATGTGCTAAACAATCAGGAAGTGGATGTAAACATGAAAGTGGTAGCTGCCAGTACCGACGATGTAAGAGATTTAAGAAAGAAAAAAACTAGAAATGTAGCTACATCTGCTGTGGTGTATCATAAAGTTACCTCAGGACAAAGCTTAACAACTGTTGCCGACAAATACGGTGTAGAAGTACAGGACTTAAGGGTTTGGAACGGTTTAAAAAGCAAAACGCTGGTGCCAGGACAAAGATTAAAGATCTACGCCAAAAATCGTACACCATTAAAAGTACCATCATCGTTTTTAAGTTACAAGGTTAAAACCGGCGATACCCTGTCTGAAATTGCAGAGAAATTTGAGGGTGCAACCGTTCAAAGCATCAGAAGAGACAACCGTTTATCAAAAGCAGGGTTGCAAGTTGGGATGATTCTGAAAATTAGCAAGGGATAA
- a CDS encoding twin-arginine translocase TatA/TatE family subunit, with protein MLNTTIAAMLGTPEIIIIAVVVLLLFGGKKIPELMRGLGKGVKEFKDGKDGVDGEQVDPSNRDKTV; from the coding sequence ATGTTAAATACAACAATAGCAGCAATGCTTGGAACACCAGAAATTATCATTATTGCGGTAGTGGTATTGTTATTATTTGGTGGTAAAAAAATTCCTGAACTGATGAGAGGTTTAGGTAAAGGTGTTAAAGAATTTAAAGATGGTAAAGATGGCGTTGATGGCGAGCAAGTAGATCCGTCTAACCGTGATAAAACTGTTTAA
- a CDS encoding twin-arginine translocase TatA/TatE family subunit gives MYQGTLLEFLNMGGSEIVLILVVVLLLFGGKKLPELARGLGKGIREFKDASDGVKREIHRNINAMDLDKEEAEETAVNTHSQRHHPTEESPVDEKVESSVPHIDLAKPTDEKIITDKEKV, from the coding sequence ATGTATCAAGGCACGTTATTAGAGTTTTTAAACATGGGTGGATCGGAGATCGTACTCATTTTAGTGGTAGTTCTATTGTTGTTCGGAGGTAAAAAATTACCTGAACTTGCAAGGGGATTAGGGAAAGGGATCAGAGAATTTAAAGATGCCTCTGATGGTGTGAAGCGTGAAATTCACAGAAATATTAATGCTATGGACTTAGATAAAGAAGAAGCGGAAGAAACAGCTGTAAATACCCATAGTCAACGTCATCACCCAACAGAGGAATCGCCTGTTGATGAAAAGGTTGAGTCAAGTGTGCCACATATCGATTTGGCAAAGCCTACGGACGAAAAAATTATAACTGACAAAGAAAAAGTTTAA
- a CDS encoding NADP-dependent malic enzyme yields MSNTNRKQDALDYHSQGRPGKIQVVPTKPTTSQRDLTLAYSPGVAEPCLKIANNKEDVYKYTAKGNLVAVISNGTAVLGLGNIGPEAGKPVMEGKGLLFKIFSDIDVFDLELDTENVDDFVKIVKALEPTFGGINLEDIKAPECFEIERRLKQEMNIPVMHDDQHGTAIISGAALLNACEIQKKKIDKIQVVVSGAGAAAVSCSKMYLSLGVKKENLVMFDINGLIDIHRTDLDDIRMSFATTRKGISNIGEAMKGADVFIGLSAANVISPDMLVGMAKNPIVFAMANPNPEIAYEVAIKTRKDLIMATGRSDYPNQVNNVLGFPYIFRGALDVRATSINEAMKIAAVRAIAELAKKSVPEAVNLAYNARNLKFGRDYIIPKPVDFRLITEVSTAVAKAAIESGVARKIITDWDAYNEELRKRLGLDDAIMRAVTTKAKMDPKRVVFAEADNYKILKAAQIVKDENIAIPILLGNKEKIQAIIDEHALELAGVEIIDQMQNPEKTQQYAEALFKKRQRKGVSSMRDATKLLRDRNYYGASMVEFGEADAMISGLTKNYGATIKPALQVIGVEPGVKRVAGMYMMMTKKGPVFFGDTTVNVDPTAEELVDITLLIDKSVKQFNIKPRIALLSYSNFGSNDGITPNKVRETVRLLHQNHPEIVVDGEMQGNFAINNELLQDNFPFSTLADAPANTLVFPNLESGNIAYKLLQELGGAEAVGPILLGLNKPVHIVQLGSSVREIVNMVTIAVVDVQAKEEIATSKRKGIFGKTTKK; encoded by the coding sequence ATGAGTAATACGAATAGAAAGCAAGATGCGTTGGATTACCACTCGCAGGGCCGTCCCGGAAAGATACAAGTAGTACCTACTAAACCAACAACATCGCAAAGGGATTTAACCCTGGCATACTCTCCAGGAGTTGCAGAGCCTTGTTTAAAAATAGCAAACAATAAAGAGGATGTTTACAAATATACCGCTAAAGGTAATTTAGTTGCAGTAATCAGTAATGGAACAGCCGTTTTGGGGCTGGGCAACATCGGCCCTGAAGCAGGTAAACCGGTAATGGAAGGCAAAGGCCTTCTATTTAAAATCTTCTCCGACATCGATGTATTTGATTTGGAGCTGGATACCGAAAATGTAGATGATTTTGTAAAAATCGTTAAAGCTTTGGAGCCAACTTTTGGAGGGATTAATCTGGAAGATATTAAGGCCCCGGAGTGTTTTGAGATTGAGCGCCGTTTAAAACAGGAGATGAATATTCCTGTAATGCATGATGATCAGCATGGAACAGCCATTATTTCTGGAGCAGCATTATTAAATGCCTGCGAAATTCAAAAAAAGAAAATAGATAAAATCCAGGTTGTGGTAAGTGGCGCTGGTGCTGCTGCAGTTTCCTGCTCTAAAATGTACCTGAGTTTAGGGGTTAAAAAAGAGAATTTGGTGATGTTCGATATCAATGGATTAATTGATATTCACCGTACTGATCTGGATGATATCCGCATGAGCTTTGCGACCACCAGGAAAGGTATTTCTAATATTGGAGAGGCTATGAAAGGGGCTGATGTTTTTATAGGACTTTCAGCAGCAAATGTTATTTCTCCGGATATGTTGGTGGGAATGGCTAAAAACCCAATTGTTTTCGCGATGGCGAATCCAAATCCTGAAATTGCCTATGAAGTGGCAATTAAAACCCGTAAAGATCTGATCATGGCTACAGGTCGTTCTGATTATCCGAACCAGGTGAATAATGTATTGGGTTTTCCTTATATTTTCCGTGGAGCGCTTGATGTTAGGGCAACCAGTATTAATGAAGCCATGAAAATTGCTGCGGTAAGGGCAATTGCCGAACTGGCCAAAAAATCGGTTCCCGAAGCCGTTAACCTGGCCTATAATGCACGTAATTTGAAATTTGGACGTGATTATATCATCCCAAAACCTGTTGATTTCAGGTTAATTACTGAAGTATCAACTGCAGTAGCAAAAGCTGCAATTGAAAGTGGCGTAGCCAGAAAAATTATTACCGATTGGGATGCCTACAATGAAGAATTAAGGAAACGTTTAGGTTTGGATGATGCCATCATGAGGGCGGTAACTACCAAAGCGAAGATGGATCCAAAACGGGTGGTGTTTGCAGAAGCTGATAACTATAAAATTTTAAAAGCTGCCCAGATTGTAAAAGATGAAAATATCGCCATTCCCATTCTTTTGGGGAATAAAGAGAAGATACAAGCCATTATTGATGAGCATGCGCTCGAGCTTGCGGGAGTAGAAATCATCGATCAGATGCAGAATCCTGAAAAAACTCAGCAATACGCAGAAGCACTTTTCAAAAAACGCCAACGTAAGGGAGTTTCTTCGATGCGCGATGCTACAAAACTATTGAGAGACCGTAACTATTATGGTGCTTCGATGGTTGAATTTGGCGAGGCCGATGCCATGATTTCGGGTCTGACCAAAAATTATGGTGCTACTATTAAACCTGCCCTGCAGGTAATCGGTGTAGAACCAGGCGTTAAGCGCGTTGCAGGTATGTACATGATGATGACCAAAAAAGGTCCTGTTTTCTTTGGCGATACCACTGTAAATGTAGATCCGACTGCAGAAGAGTTGGTTGATATTACGCTGTTGATTGATAAATCTGTTAAACAGTTTAACATCAAACCGCGTATTGCCTTATTATCATATTCAAACTTTGGTTCTAATGATGGGATAACTCCAAACAAAGTAAGGGAAACGGTAAGGCTTCTTCACCAAAATCACCCTGAAATTGTGGTAGATGGAGAAATGCAGGGAAACTTTGCCATCAACAACGAACTGTTGCAAGATAATTTTCCATTTAGCACTCTGGCAGATGCCCCGGCCAACACTTTAGTGTTTCCAAATCTGGAGTCGGGAAACATTGCATACAAATTGTTACAAGAGCTTGGCGGTGCCGAAGCAGTGGGTCCGATCCTGTTAGGATTGAATAAACCTGTTCATATTGTTCAATTAGGCAGTTCTGTACGTGAAATCGTTAATATGGTTACCATAGCTGTTGTAGATGTGCAGGCAAAAGAAGAAATTGCAACATCGAAACGAAAAGGTATATTTGGGAAAACAACTAAAAAGTAA
- the ruvA gene encoding Holliday junction branch migration protein RuvA, with product MYAYIDGRLTFKNPAYVVVEAGGIGYHINISLNTYSALGDAERCKLYTWLHVKEDAHTLYGFADEGERRLFLHLISVSGIGPNTGRMILSSITPVEIQTAIVKADLPLIQRIKGLGAKTAQRLVLELQDKLKKEGVDSLISMPQHNTVKDEALSALVMLGFAKQTAEKTIDQILRVTEGSLSVEQLIKQALKTL from the coding sequence ATGTACGCCTATATTGATGGTAGATTGACATTTAAAAACCCAGCCTATGTTGTGGTTGAAGCCGGAGGTATAGGCTATCATATAAACATTTCATTAAATACATACAGCGCTTTAGGCGATGCAGAAAGGTGTAAATTATATACCTGGCTGCATGTAAAAGAAGATGCACATACACTATACGGCTTCGCTGATGAAGGCGAACGCCGTTTATTTTTACATTTAATTTCGGTATCGGGTATCGGACCAAATACAGGCAGGATGATTTTATCCTCCATTACCCCCGTTGAGATTCAAACTGCAATTGTTAAGGCAGATTTGCCACTCATACAGCGGATTAAGGGTCTAGGTGCAAAAACCGCACAACGCCTGGTTTTAGAACTGCAGGATAAGTTAAAAAAAGAAGGTGTTGACTCATTAATTTCTATGCCTCAGCACAATACTGTTAAAGATGAAGCGTTATCAGCACTGGTAATGCTCGGATTCGCCAAACAAACCGCCGAAAAAACCATAGATCAGATATTAAGAGTGACAGAGGGAAGTCTTTCGGTAGAGCAACTAATTAAACAAGCTTTGAAAACTTTATAG
- a CDS encoding murein hydrolase activator EnvC: MKLQKLLFILFLSVLTLSAVAQTESQLRRKKEAIQREIEQLQKNLNKTANGKKLTIQQINTINAQIRLRQDKIGTINSEIKNLDNQISQNTNTVHTLQGQLGDLKKEYAGMIRFAQRNRNSYDKMMFIFAAKDFNQAYKRIKYLQQFSQYRKKQAGYIENTQQDLNGKIKVLDKTLREKSDLLKEQERERERLSKDKSKQSVELNKLSKDEKQFKQDITSRKKQQAQIDRAISAAIQRAIEEARRKAAEEARRKAAEEARIAAAKAKAENKPVPTAPAAPAAKAKSTGELLTATPEAARLSAGFENNRGRLPWPVATGTITERFGMHKIDQASYTNDGVDITTTDGAPVRAVFAGKVAAVQVMMGRTVVLINHGEYFTVYQNLRSVSVSVGNSVDTKQTIGVVANTGDDAVLKFQIRRGQAALNPEAWISK, translated from the coding sequence ATGAAGCTACAAAAACTCCTATTTATCCTTTTTTTAAGCGTGCTAACTCTTTCGGCAGTTGCACAAACTGAAAGCCAGCTCAGAAGGAAAAAAGAAGCTATACAACGCGAAATCGAACAGCTTCAGAAGAATTTAAATAAAACTGCCAATGGTAAAAAGCTTACTATACAGCAGATTAATACCATAAATGCCCAGATTAGGTTGCGCCAGGATAAAATTGGTACCATTAACTCTGAAATAAAAAATCTGGATAACCAAATCTCTCAGAACACAAATACCGTACATACATTACAAGGTCAGTTAGGCGATCTTAAAAAAGAGTATGCAGGCATGATCCGATTTGCCCAGCGCAACAGAAATTCGTACGATAAAATGATGTTCATTTTTGCAGCTAAGGATTTTAACCAGGCATATAAACGGATCAAATATTTACAACAGTTTAGTCAATACCGTAAAAAACAGGCTGGATACATTGAAAATACACAGCAGGACCTGAACGGAAAGATTAAAGTGCTGGACAAAACACTTAGAGAAAAAAGTGATTTATTGAAGGAACAGGAAAGAGAGCGTGAGCGTTTAAGCAAAGATAAAAGTAAGCAATCAGTAGAATTAAATAAACTGAGCAAGGACGAAAAACAGTTTAAACAGGACATTACCAGCCGTAAAAAACAACAGGCGCAGATAGACAGGGCCATTAGCGCTGCAATCCAGCGGGCTATTGAAGAAGCGAGAAGAAAGGCTGCCGAAGAGGCAAGAAGAAAAGCGGCTGAAGAAGCACGGATTGCTGCAGCCAAAGCCAAGGCTGAAAACAAACCTGTACCAACTGCTCCGGCTGCACCTGCAGCCAAAGCGAAATCGACCGGAGAATTGCTAACCGCAACACCAGAGGCAGCGAGATTGTCGGCAGGGTTTGAAAATAACAGGGGAAGGTTACCTTGGCCTGTAGCTACAGGAACAATAACAGAAAGGTTCGGTATGCATAAAATAGACCAGGCAAGTTATACCAATGATGGGGTAGACATTACTACTACCGATGGGGCGCCGGTTAGGGCTGTGTTTGCAGGTAAGGTTGCTGCAGTTCAGGTAATGATGGGTAGAACGGTGGTTTTAATCAACCACGGTGAATACTTTACAGTATATCAGAACCTGAGATCGGTTAGCGTGAGTGTAGGTAATTCTGTCGATACCAAACAAACCATTGGGGTTGTTGCCAATACTGGTGATGATGCGGTTCTGAAGTTTCAGATCAGAAGGGGACAGGCAGCGTTAAACCCTGAAGCCTGGATTAGTAAATAA
- a CDS encoding DUF4292 domain-containing protein, protein MKRNILNSAVLLGAVIFVSACKPKKEIVVAPPTKTETKTDNSKAEALTLLNSKQLKFNTLSLKAKATLDIAGDANDVTMNFKMKDKETIWVSITALGGMAEVARALITPDSIKIMNRIKSEYLKKPFSYIYNFTNKQVNFNTLQSILTGNAMGEFLTAQSDVKQENGVWVVSGSKSELDYKLLFNTLFKVSETNLNDVRNGQALKVTYSDYQKLNESLFPSALQIKTLSKAKKINIDLQFVKIDGNVPVDFPFNVPKRFKVVK, encoded by the coding sequence ATGAAAAGAAATATTTTAAATAGTGCAGTCCTGTTAGGAGCTGTAATTTTTGTTTCGGCATGTAAACCTAAAAAAGAAATTGTGGTGGCTCCTCCCACCAAAACGGAAACCAAAACAGATAATTCTAAAGCAGAAGCCTTAACCTTATTAAACAGCAAACAACTTAAGTTTAATACTCTTTCTTTAAAAGCAAAAGCAACTTTAGATATTGCCGGCGATGCAAATGACGTTACCATGAATTTCAAAATGAAAGACAAGGAAACCATTTGGGTAAGCATTACGGCCTTGGGTGGAATGGCAGAGGTGGCAAGGGCTTTGATTACGCCTGATAGCATCAAGATCATGAACCGGATAAAAAGCGAATACCTCAAAAAGCCGTTTAGTTATATTTACAATTTCACTAACAAACAGGTGAATTTTAATACGCTCCAGTCTATTTTAACGGGCAACGCGATGGGTGAGTTTTTAACCGCACAATCGGATGTTAAGCAGGAAAATGGTGTTTGGGTTGTTTCTGGAAGTAAATCGGAGTTAGATTACAAACTGCTTTTTAATACACTTTTCAAGGTATCGGAAACGAACTTAAATGACGTTAGAAACGGACAGGCATTAAAAGTTACCTATTCCGATTATCAGAAGTTAAATGAATCTTTATTTCCTAGTGCCTTGCAGATCAAAACGCTATCTAAAGCAAAAAAAATAAATATCGACCTTCAATTTGTGAAAATTGATGGCAATGTTCCTGTCGATTTTCCGTTTAATGTACCAAAGAGATTTAAGGTTGTAAAATAG